In Drosophila simulans strain w501 chromosome 3R, Prin_Dsim_3.1, whole genome shotgun sequence, a single window of DNA contains:
- the LOC6730152 gene encoding uncharacterized protein LOC6730152: MEWTREKTLQLISEYRSRRGLWDMTCDEYRKKDVKQRLLNEVSQVLGGNIPINELEKKFHTLRTQYHREISRMKRKEPYNSKWFGFKNLVFLSSPYACRSTKGRLKADLQGDERKFVLGEVTADHNSDSSTPANHNSNTNANMNEEYLRKNHASSRAQELEKLIEETTKDVDDIDESELEEGEVKPKQAKEMSVRFVSLNEQEETEPLENHHQTLMDLHHQGNAVEAVSFQANESGELHYQTTPSQSTGSSSVHVMPTRIIKIQRRDTSSGHEDSYFEEHTQLHPPPVKRMYYEASPASHNTTSILSPALESSANGTSSSVLTTSPGITMSNLRLPKVNTPPKPAQAQAIPSPPPPTIVSLPPARDEFATYGEYVANEMRAISNREVLVALKHRINTAIFEANMAEIAPK, translated from the coding sequence ATGGAGTGGACGCGCGAGAAGACGCTGCAGCTGATCAGTGAGTACCGCAGCCGACGCGGGCTGTGGGACATGACTTGCGACGAGTACCGGAAGAAGGACGTCAAGCAGCGGCTCTTGAACGAAGTCAGCCAAGTGCTGGGCGGGAACATACCGATCAACGAGCTGGAGAAGAAGTTCCACACGCTGCGAACGCAGTACCACCGCGAGATCAGTCGCATGAAACGCAAGGAGCCCTACAACTCCAAGTGGTTTGGATTCAAGAACCTGGTGTTCCTCAGCTCGCCCTACGCCTGCCGCTCCACAAAAGGTCGCCTGAAGGCGGATCTGCAGGGCGACGAGCGCAAGTTTGTCCTGGGCGAGGTCACCGCCGATCATaacagcgacagcagcacGCCGGCCAatcacaacagcaacacgaaCGCCAACATGAACGAGGAGTACCTCCGCAAGAACCACGCCAGCAGTCGGGCCCAGGAGCTGGAGAAACTCATCGAGGAGACAACCAAAGACGTGGACGACATTGATGAGTCGGAGCTGGAGGAGGGGGAGGTCAAGCCAAAGCAGGCGAAAGAGATGAGTGTCCGCTTTGTGAGCCTCAACGAACAGGAAGAGACGGAGCCGCTGGAGAACCACCATCAGACTCTGATGGACCTGCACCACCAGGGCAACGCCGTGGAAGCCGTCAGCTTCCAGGCCAACGAGAGCGGCGAACTGCACTACCAGACCACACCATCCCAAAGCACGGGCAGCAGCTCGGTGCACGTAATGCCCACACGAATCATTAAGATCCAGCGGCGGGACACGTCGAGTGGGCACGAGGATAGCTACTTTGAGGAGCACACGCAACTGCATCCGCCGCCGGTCAAACGCATGTACTACGAAGCCAGTCCAGCATCGCACAACACCACCTCCATTCTGTCCCCCGCACTGGAAAGCAGTGCCAACGGCACATCCAGCAGTGTGCTGACCACCTCGCCCGGAATAACCATGAGTAACCTGCGCTTGCCCAAGGTGAACACGCCGCCCAAACCAGCCCAGGCCCAAGCCATCCCCAGTCCACCTCCGCCCACCATTGTCAGCCTGCCGCCAGCGCGCGACGAGTTCGCAACGTATGGAGAGTACGTGGCCAACGAGATGCGCGCCATCAGCAATCGGGAGGTGCTTGTCGCCCTCAAGCACCGCATCAACACGGCCATCTTCGAGGCCAACATGGCCGAAATAGCCCCGAAATAG
- the LOC6730154 gene encoding ADAM 17-like protease yields the protein MFTKCISCCGLAIISVFFACLFVENCAALQKTLRHYEIFHKDDVVHRVVKRGAKHSTNPFNTIKEVEFTTLGKNFRLILHPHRDVLHSKFRAYAVDADGNETVVHMDHDSFYSGRVFGELESSVRAHIEDGTMTMSIHLPEETYHIEPSWRHLPEAKKDTMVAYKASDVKVHKNEAGATPKTCGYIKEGLELEDKEHGDTLDNELHAREKRQSDQYEYTPTKTRCPLLLVADYRFFQEMGGGNTKTTINYLISLIDRVHKIYNDTVWQDRSDQEGFKGMGFVIKKIVVHSEPTRLRGGEAHYNMIREKWDVRNLLEVFSREYSHKDFCLAHLFTDLKFEGGILGLAYVGSPRRNSVGGICTPEYFKNGYTLYLNSGLSSSRNHYGQRVITREADLVTAHEFGHNWGSEHDPDIPECSPSASQGGSFLMYTYSVSGYDVNNKKFSPCSLRSIRKVLQAKSGRCFSEPEESFCGNLRVEGDEQCDAGLLGTEDNDSCCDKNCKLRRNQGAMCSDKNSPCCQNCQFMASGMKCREAQYATCEQEARCTGAHAECPKSPAMADGTTCQERGQCRNGKCVPYCETQGLQSCMCDIIADACKRCCRMSINETCFPVEPPDVLPDGTPCITGFCNKGVCEKTIQDVVERFWDIIEEINVAKTLRFLKDNIVMAVVLVTAVFWIPISCVISYFDRKKLRHEMKLIEWSQKLDLIHPSDERRRVIHIRVPRQKISVARACN from the exons atgtttacaaaatgCATTAGTTGCTGTGGCCTCGCAATTATCTCGGTTTTTTTCGCCTGCCTTTTCGTTGAGAATTGCG CTGCTCTGCAAAAGACGCTGCGCCACTACGAAATTTTCCACAAGGACGATGTGGTGCACAGGGTGGTGAAAAGGGGTGCCAAGCACAGCACGAATCCCTTCAACACCATCAAGGAGGTGGAGTTCACCACGCTGGGCAAGAACTTCCGGCTGATCCTGCATCCGCACAGGGATGTCCTGCACAGCAAATTCAGGGCCTACGCCGTGGATGCGGATGGCAACGAAACGGTGGTGCATATGG ATCATGATAGCTTCTATTCGGGTCGGGTGTTTGGCGAACTGGAGTCCTCGGTGCGTGCCCACATCGAAGACGGCACCATGACCATGTCCATTCATTTGCCGGAGGAAACCTATCACATTGAGCCCTCCTGGCGACACCTGCCGGAGGCCAAGAAGGACACCATGGTGGCATACAAGGCCTCGGATGTGAAGGTGCACAAGAATGAGGCGGGTGCCACCCCCAAAACCTGTGGCTACATCAAGGAGGGTCTCGAGCTGGAGGACAAGGAGCACGGTGATACTCTGGACAATGAGCTGCACGCGAGGGAGAAGCGTCAGTCCGATCAGTACGAGTACACGCCCACCAAGACCCGCTGTCCCTTGCTCTTGGTGGCAGACTACCGATTCTTTCAGGAAATGGGCGGAGGCAACACCAAGACCACCATTAACTACTTG ATAAGCCTCATCGATCGGGTGCACAAGATCTACAACGACACTGTGTGGCAGGACCGCTCGGATCAGGAGGGATTCAAGGGCATGGGCTTCGTGATCAAGAAGATCGTGGTGCACTCGGAGCCCACGAGACTGCGAGGAGGCGAGGCACACTACAATATGATCCGTGAGAAGTGGGACGTGCGCAATCTCCTGGAG GTCTTCTCCCGGGAGTACAGCCACAAAGACTTTTGCCTTGCCCATCTCTTTACCGATCTCAAGTTCGAAGGCGGCATTTTGGGCCTGGCCTACGTGGGCTCCCCCCGTCGCAACTCCGTTGGCGGCATTTGCACTCCAG AATACTTCAAAAATGGTTACACTCTGTACTTGAACTCGGGTCTGAGCAGCTCCCGCAACCACTATGGTCAGCGGGTCATCACCAGGGAGGCTGACCTGGTCACGGCCCATGAGTTTGGACACAACTGGGGCTCGGAGCACGACCCCGACATTCCGGAGTGCTCACCCAGCGCCTCGCAAGGCGGCAGTTTCCTCATGTACACGTACTCCGTCAGTGGCTACGATGTGAACAATAAG AAATTCTCCCCCTGCTCCCTGCGTTCCATCCGTAAGGTGCTGCAAGCCAAATCGGGCAGATGCTTTTCAGAGCCCGAAGAGTCCTTCTGCGGCAACCTGCGAGTCGAGGGCGACGAGCAGTGCGATGCTGGTCTTTTGGGCACCGAGGACAACGACTCCTGCTGCGACAAGAACTGCAAGCTGCGTCGGAACCAAGGAGCCATGTGCAGCGACAAGAATTCGCCGTGCTGCCAGAACTGCCAGTTCATGGCCTCCGGAATGAAGTGCCGCGAGGCGCAATACGCCACCTGCGAGCAGGAGGCTCGCTGCACCGGGGCCCACGCTGAGTGTCCCAAATCGCCGGCCATGGCGGACGGAACCACCTGCCAGGAGCGCGGTCAGTGCCGGAATGGCAAATGCGTGCCGTACTGCGAGACCCAGGGTCTCCAGAGCTGCATGTGTGATATCATCGCGGATGCCTGCAAGCGCTGCTGTCGCATGAGCATCAATGAGACTTGCTTCCCCGTGGAGCCACCTGATGTCCTACCCGATGGCACACCCTGCATCACAGGATTCTGCAACAAG GGCGTATGCGAAAAGACCATACAGGATGTGGTGGAGCGCTTCTGGGACATCATCGAGGAGATAAATGTGGCCAAGACCTTGAGGTTTCTCAAGGACAACATTGTCA TGGCCGTTGTCCTCGTCACCGCAGTCTTTTGGATTCCCATCAGTTGCGTCATATCTTACTTCGACCGCAAGAAGCTGCGCCACGAAATGAAGCTGATTGAGTGGAGCCAGAAACTGGACCTTATACATCCCAGTGACGAGAGGCGTAGAGTGATTCACATACG AGTGCCACGCCAGAAGATTTCGGTGGCCCGAGCCTGTAACTAG
- the LOC6730157 gene encoding sodium-independent sulfate anion transporter produces the protein MRDNEDDLYRERLPNVCGAVSSKARSCCSMRSVHKYLPVTDWLPKYQWNFLAMDVVAGLTVGLTAVPQAIAYGAVANLPPAYGLYSAFMGGFVYILLGTCKDITVGPTAIMALMVQPYVDGNPAYAVLICFLSGCIITLMGLLNLGVLMRFISVPVTTGFTMAAALTIATGQVNSLFGISSSASGFLNSWIYFFGHITQTRRNDAILGCCTLVLLLLMRQLKDLPFGFKSVWKYISLARNAVAVVIGILLCYLLKNDGKLPFLVSGSITPGLPPFKLPPFHTEDPETGESISFGGMVSNVGTALVSIPLLSILESIAVAKAFSKGKIVDASQEMIALGVSNILSSFFSSMPITGSFTRTAINNASGVRTPLGGAVTGALVLLTLAFLTTTFAYIPKATLAAIIIAAMFFMVEYETIGEIWRAKKRDMLPFLVTVLTCVFWTLEYGMVVGIVFNALFLLYKSMKPQFFLATEKFNGIEVTMADLKGSVDYAAAEYLKMSIVSHVTQRNSEGGAPTTLVVIKGHEIASIDTTVALNLKSLREDLALLKCDMICWNWSIPAAGVICRMDRKLRSMFKFSKSFSDLMQTIADAETADSCIAVDLSQ, from the exons ATGCGCGATAACGAAG ATGATCTTTATCGGGAGCGCCTGCCGAACGTTTGCGGTGCCGTGAGCTCAAAGgcgaggagctgctgcagcatgcGTTCTGTCCACAAATACCTGCCCGTCACCGATTGGCTGCCCAAGTACCAGTGGAACTTTCTGGCCATGGATGTGGTGGCTGGTCTCACCGTGGGCCTCACAGCCGTGCCACAGGCCATAGCCTACGGAGCTGTGGCCAATCTGCCACCAGCCTATGGGCTCTACTCCGCTTTTATGGGTGGATTTGTGTACATACTCCTTGGAACCTGTAAGGACATCACAGTGG GCCCTACGGCCATCATGGCGCTGATGGTGCAGCCTTATGTGGACGGCAACCCAGCGTATGCGGTGCTAATATGCTTCCTGTCCGGCTGCATCATCACTCTAATGGGTTTACTCAATCTCGGAGTGCTCATGCGGTTCATATCGGTGCCGGTGACGACGGGTTTTACGATGGCAGCCGCCCTAACCATTGCCACCGGCCAGGTTAATAGCCTCTTTGGGATCAGCAGTAGTGCCAGTGGGTTCCTAAACAGCTGGATATACTTCTTCGGTCACATAACGCAAACACGTCGAAACGATGCCATCCTTGGCTGCTGTACACttgtgctcctgctgctcatgAGG caACTGAAAGACCTGCCTTTCGGCTTCAAAAGCGTGTGGAAGTATATTTCACTGGCCCGCAATGCTGTGGCCGTGGTAATTGGCATACTGCTGTGCTATCTTCTGAAGAACGATGGCAAACTGCCCTTTCTAGTCAGCGGCAGCATCACTCCAGGCCTGCCGCCCTTCAAGCTTCCCCCCTTTCACACAGAGGATCCGGAGACTGGAGAAAGCATCAGCTTTGGTGGCATGGTATCGAACGTAGGCACTGCCCTGGTGTCCATACCACTGTTGTCCATATTGGAGAGCATAGCTGTGGCCAAGGCATTCT CCAAGGGCAAGATAGTTGATGCATCGCAGGAGATGATTGCCCTGGGCGTCAGCAACATCCTCAGCAGCTTCTTCTCCTCCATGCCCATTACTGGATCCTTCACCAGGACAGCCATCAACAACGCCAGTGGAGTTAGGACCCCGCTGGGTGGTGCGGTCACCGGCGCTCTAGTCCTCTTGACCCTGGCTTTCCTCACCACCACATTTGCCTACATTCCAAAGGCGACCCTGGCAGCCATCATCATTGCAGCCATGTTCTTTATGGTGGAGTACGAGACCATCGGCGAGATTTGGCGGGCTAAAA AGCGCGATATGCTGCCTTTCCTGGTTACCGTGTTGACCTGTGTCTTCTGGACCCTGGAGTACGGAATGGTGGTGGGCATCGTCTTCAATGCCCTTTTCCTGCTCTACAAGAGCATGAAGCCGCAGTTTTTCTTGGCAACCGAGAAG TTCAATGGCATCGAGGTGACCATGGCCGATCTCAAGGGCAGCGTGGACTACGCGGCAGCCGAGTACTTGAAGATGTCGATTGTGTCGCACGTGACGCAAAGGAACAGCGAGGGAGGTGCACCCACCACACTGGTGGTCATCAAGGGGCACGAGATCGCCTCAATTGATACGACCGTGGCTTTG AACCTCAAGTCGCTGCGCGAAGATCTCGCCTTGCTGAAGTGCGACATGATATGCTGGAACTGGAGTATTCCGGCGGCGGGAGTGATTTGCCGGATGGACAGGAAGCTGCGCAGTATGTTCAAGTTCTCGAAAAGCTTTTCAGACCTAATGCAAACAATTGCGGATGCCGAGACAGCCGATTCATGTATCGCCGTTGACTTGAGTCAATAA
- the LOC6730155 gene encoding nucleoplasmin-like protein → MESESFYGVTLSEKEAIAQFEVPDVPEEYIVHSHKLIIKQISLGPEAKTGEFNVVQAETNINDDGEKKTLKIPIAVLKVGETRSLRPNVEFPNGSVTFKLVQGSGPVHVCGKVEMNFGEFDDGQIYEEYSDEEEDSELEFDEEAAPQTNGKSNKKK, encoded by the exons ATGGAGTCCGAGTCGTTTTATG GTGTCACACTCAGCGAGAAGGAGGCCATCGCACAGTTCGAGGTCCCAGATGTACCCGAGGAGTACATCGTCCACTCGCACAAGCTCATCATCAAACAGATTTCCCTCGGCCCAGAAGCGAAGACCGGCGAATTCAACGTTGTACAG GCGGAGACGAACATAAACGACGATGGCGAGAAGAAAACACTGAAGATCCCCATTGCCGTGCTGAAGGTCGGCGAGACCCGTAGCTTAAGACCAAATGTCGAGTTCCCCAACGGATCAGTGACCTTCAAACTGGTGCAGGGAAGTGGGCCCGTACACGTCTGCGGCAAG GTCGAGATGAACTTTGGCGAGTTTGACGACGGTCAGATTTACGAGGAGTATtcggacgaggaggaggatagCGAACTGGAATTCGACGAAGAAGCAGCTCCTCAGACGAACGGAAAGAGTAATAAGAAGAAGTAG
- the LOC6730153 gene encoding uncharacterized protein LOC6730153: MQNPICEPFTSWPVKFDINQLIKEFKPEEKGRQVDEDKSPRDFLHLPDNNWVVLPSFKYRFEHLTPYLSCRQSKYMRCRFQKFLDNVPSSYVTISLYGSNVSNMPKPRRKSLNGQFYGVDNKLAPVPAVADPRSPPHRK, translated from the exons ATGCAGAATCCCATTTGTGAACCGTTCACCAGTTGGCCGGTAAAGTTCGACATCAACCAGCTCATCAAGGAGTTTAAGCCGGAGGAGAAGGGCCGCCAGGTGGATGAGGATAAGTCGCCGCGGGACTTTCTCCACCTACCCGACAACAACTGGGTGGTCCTGCCCAGTTTTAAGTACAGATTCGAGCACTTGACCCCGTATCTTTCCTGCCGCCAGAGCAAATATATGCGGTGCCGCTTTCAGAAGTTTTTAGATAACGTTCCCAGCAGCTACGTGACCATCTCCTTGTATGGCTCCAATGTGAGCAA CATGCCCAAGCCGAGGCGAAAGAGTCTGAATGGCCAGTTCTACGGCGTGGACAACAAACTGGCTCCTGTTCCGGCGGTCGCAGATCCTCGCTCTCCCCCGCACCGAAAGTAG